The window taacatgcagcaccaacaaacaaacagactgaacgccatttatcggttcgcctatacaactaacactcatcgcaaaatcgtatctcaaatatttcattgtatatcaaagcttattttttcgcaaattttcgttgtatctcaaaacattcgtatattaggacaatcgtatgtcaaagttccagtgtaatttgatcagagagagagagagagagagagagagagagagagagagagagagagacgccttggcaacaatggtcaccgtctcggggattgacgtaacatttattttctgaacagataggacagagatgtgttcgtttcattaaacggcctctgactcatagcaggaaatgttttgttgatactaatataataaGCCTATTTAAAAATACGTTTACTTAATTAGTCTAtttgatacgtaaatagtaatcagctgtttcttgtagccctcaagattttgcaaaatcactccaggttgtacataaaacttcaagaatgtgtGTCACCaggaggattacaatagtttttaccttcaagaaccagcattcttttatgaaaataactccaggttgtacataaaactacaggaaacaacatgtagtgtaaccaaaggattacaagtaaggtttttataactttttattagtttaagacatatttccaggcgtcgttccggcttacgacgattttcggcttacgacgcgtctcgagaacggaacccccgtcgtaacccggggactgcctgtatatatatatatatatatatatatatatatatatatatatatatatatatatatatatatgtatatatatatgtatatatatatattatatatatatatatatatatatatatatatagtatatatatatatatatatatatatatataataaatacacacacatattatatatatatatatacacacacacacacaatatataatatatatataatatatatatatatatatatatatatatatatatatatatatacatacatatatcacacatataattattatatatatatatatatatatatatatatattatatatatatatatcttatatatatatatacacagtaatacCTCGACATTACGAGTGTCCCAACACCTACGAGAAATTTGAGATACGAAGGAAGTTTTGAGCAAATTTTTTTGCCCTGAGATATGAGGACAAATTTGAGATACGAGGATGTGAGACAGTTCCCGATGCGGCGCTAGGTGGCGAGTGTGCGAGAGGCTGCTACAAAGGACAGCATCGCTTGCTCTTTCCTGTCGGATCTCTGTTGCGGCGTAAAGTTATCTCTGAGCATCGGCCGCAGTATTtgcatttttacatgttttttgctTTAATCAGTGCAGAATTAAGTGAATAAGCAATGGGTCCAAAGCAAGCGAGTGCAAACAAGGGTAGTGAAAAGAAAAAGCGTATGATGACAATCGAGATAAAGcatgaaataatagaaaaacatgagaGTGGTGTACGAGTGACTGAGCTGGCTCGCCAATATGGGAGGAGTACATCAACAATATGTACCATCCTCAAGCAGGAGGATGCTATAAAGAGCACCAAGCCTTCCAAAGGACTAACCATCCTTTCCCAGCTGCACAGTGATATTCatgacgagatggagaggcttcTTTTAATATGGATAAACATGTACATACTACATGTAccctaaaaattctctcatctcagtaaaagacagacagaaagataaagtgagagagagagaaattattatttttattactttgttatttgatttacacataaaagcatgaaacctcataaataacattaaaaataattgaacaaaCACCTTTGCAGGGTTTCTCTAGGATTCAAAAATGTATTGAATGAAAAGGTTCAgatttagcaatcgatgtgtcaTTGGTAATATTTAtcctattaataaatatatttacgtcACAGTCTTTTGaatgtacagtacagtacatgtaatactgtacagtactactgtactgtAGGTAGGTTAGGAGACAGCAAGTAGCCTAATTTTTAATAACAAATGCTTGGCCTTggttaaactaatttttttttttttttcaggcgagACGGACACCGAAATTGACCATAACCTTGTTTTGagaataactaaaataatgttcAGGCTACTACTAGACTAGGCAAGCACCGCAACCCCAATCTTATAGAAATGGAGTGGTTATTGAAGATCTGGCTCGAAGACCAAAACCAACAAAATGTTCCAGTGAGGCTTTATTTTATTCAGAAGTTGGCAATGGAGTTGTATAAGGCAGTAGTGCAGAAGAGAGGGGAAGGTAGTGGAAGTGAACCATTTGTAGCCAGCAGAGGCTGGTATAATTGTTTCAAGGTTCGTGCAAATTTGCACAACCTCAAGTTACAGGGTGAAGCTGCTATTACAGACAAGGAAGCAGCAGCAGGATTTCCTACTTGTTTGGCTGAGATCATTAGAGATGGAGGTTATACTGCTGATCAAGTTTTCAATATGGAAGAGACAGGCTTATTTTGGAAGTGTGTGCCCGATCACGTGTGCATGTCCGAGGAGGAGCAGACAGCACCAGACCAGAAAGTCAGTAAAAAGAGAGTGACTGTACTTCTTGGAAGCAATGCCAGTGGTGACTTCAGGCTGAAGCCCTTGTTAGTGTATTTGAATGAAAATCAAAGGGCACTTAAGGGAATTTTCAGGTCTCAGCTCCCTGTCACTTGGAAGGCTAACAAGACAGCCTGTGTTACTGTTTCTATCATTGAGAAATGGCTTAATGATCACTTTTTTCCGGCAGTTAAGAAGTATTTGGAGGAGAAGGGTCTGGAATTTAAGGTCCTGCTGGTGttagacaatgcccctggtcaccctacTAAAATGAGTGAGATTTATCCCAATGTGGAGGTAGTCTACCTTCCACCAAACTCTGCATCGCTGCTACAACCGATGAACCAGGGAGTCATTGCTAGCTTCAGGGCTTACTACACCAGGAGGACATTTCACCATGTCCTCACGATCGTCGAAGAGAGCTGTGACAAGTTGAATGTCAAGGAAGTCTGGAAGAAGTACAGTATTTTAGAAGCTGTCAAGAACATTGAGAGTGCTTGGAAAGAGGTCAAGATATCAAATTTGAATAGGGCCTGGAAAAAACTGTGTCCAAATTTTGTGATGGGCGTTGAGAATCGAGAGTGTCTTAATGTTGTTAGAAGGAACATTGTTGAGTATAGCAAGAAGCTCAATTTGGAGGTGGAAGCTGAGGATGTGAACAAGCTGCTGCAATCCCATGGAGAGGAGTTGTCAGCAGAGGACCCCATTGAGATGGAGAAGCAGAtgatcgaggaggaggaggaggaggagaaggaagaggcaCCAGCCACAAAGCCCAGTGCTGAATGCTTGTCACAAGCTTTGGCCCTCTTTAAGCAAGGGCTGGTAATGATCAAGGACCAGGATCCGAAAGTGGAAAGATTCACAGAGTTTGAAAAAGAAATTCAGTATGCTCTAACCTTTTACAAGAAGACTGTAAGCGAGAAGCAGATGAAAGGAAGCGTCCAATCTGAGCTAGAGAATCATGGCTTTAAGAGTAATTCTCCAGCACCAATCGCCACTCTTAACCACGTAGGAATTCTTCAcagtttattttgtttactaCTGTACaggtacatattgtatataaaatcttttattaattgtaataaattttataGCAAAACTGTTACATACACAGTAGTACTGTACACTGCACAGCAATACTGGAATTTATACTACAGTATGTAGTACATTATGTGtacaatacatatttattgtacATGGTACAGTACAGTACATTACATAaccctttttatcatttttattattgcagaAAAGATGTCATATCCTGATTCCACTGCACCCGACTTGGTAGAAGCATCTGCACCAACCTCTCATGGGAAGGAACTAGtagattttttattagttttactgtATAAATGTAAATTGTCTTATACTACTGTAAagtactgtcagatatatactgtGCTAATATTATATTTGTACAGTACTGTTACAtaacctaattttttttcattatcattccaGGACTGAGCCACAGCCCTTCAAGTGATGATCCTCCACTGATAGAACCAGATGACCCACTGGCCTTTCCAGCTCTGtctggtaaggaattcttttttcttttgttttgttttattatacatatgtaaattattttataaggGAAATGAAGGAAAAGTTCAGAGAAGTTAAATAGGGTCACCTAAGAATAGTACCAATTTTGAGAAGGAAGGTAGAAGAAGTGTTACTGTAAGGATGGAAGGGAAAAAGTCTAAGGGAAATTAAAGGTGCAGTGGTTAAGTTTACATCTACaatttggtcatggaagtggagataagatatggaagctaacagaaaAAAGCACAGTGGAGTGATGGtttgaaaaaaatgaagaggagGGAAATAAAAAGTTACTAACAGATTTGATTGCAAGTTGTgagatatataaaagatataaaaaaaaaatccagccaaACCAATAATGGGAATTTCTTTGAGTAAAACATTTAACGAAGTTGTAGCAGTGTATGTGGGAAAGATAGAGGATTGAAAGTTCTTGGTAGTGATAGATATGGCAGAAAGGTATTTTTAGGCTTTTTAGATAAAAGATAAGACACTTTTTGGATAAAGGACAAAAACTGGAAACTCTCATAAAGACACCTATTGATGATTGTAATATTTAGAGGGCCTTCTAGAATATTATCAGACAACGGGaggaatttaaaaattaaaaataaggatGGCAGAATggtggaatattaaagtattggCCACAGCATCTGTATCTCCATGGAGCAATGGAATATGTGAGAAAATGGTAGGCATAATTAAAGAAAGCTTAAGAAAGTTGAAAGACGATGAGGAAGTGGATTGGTCAGTAGCATTAAGATGGATAGTGAGTGTGAGGaactgtttaataaataatggtgGTTTCTCCCCTAATCAATTAGTACTTTGAAGAAACCCTTTGCCAAATTTGATTGGAGAAGAGAGTTCAAGTCCTGTCAGGAGAAAGAAAGATATGGAAGAAAGTATAGTTAGGGatacactgaatgcaatgcataaGGCCAGATAAGTGTTTATCAAAAATGAgtcttgtaataaaataagaattgctTTAAACAGTGTCTTAGAACATGAATTTGAAGAAGCAATAGTGGGAggtgaggtattctataagagagaatatgaatggagaggacctgctcaggtaggtATGGGGGAGTAATCAGTTAAAATGGTGGTGGGGATTCTCTGAGGGAAGTATCTAGAATACATGTTACTGGGATTCAAAGATTGTCa is drawn from Macrobrachium nipponense isolate FS-2020 chromosome 47, ASM1510439v2, whole genome shotgun sequence and contains these coding sequences:
- the LOC135204649 gene encoding tigger transposable element-derived protein 1-like, producing MEWLLKIWLEDQNQQNVPVRLYFIQKLAMELYKAVVQKRGEGSGSEPFVASRGWYNCFKVRANLHNLKLQGEAAITDKEAAAGFPTCLAEIIRDGGYTADQVFNMEETGLFWKCVPDHVCMSEEEQTAPDQKVSKKRVTVLLGSNASGDFRLKPLLVYLNENQRALKGIFRSQLPVTWKANKTACVTVSIIEKWLNDHFFPAVKKYLEEKGLEFKVLLVLDNAPGHPTKMSEIYPNVEVVYLPPNSASLLQPMNQGVIASFRAYYTRRTFHHVLTIVEESCDKLNVKEVWKKYSILEAVKNIESAWKEVKISNLNRAWKKLCPNFVMGVENRECLNVVRRNIVEYSKKLNLEVEAEDVNKLLQSHGEELSAEDPIEMEKQMIEEEEEEEKEEAPATKPSAECLSQALALFKQGLVMIKDQDPKVERFTEFEKEIQYALTFYKKTVSEKQMKGSVQSELENHGFKSNSPAPIATLNHVGILHRLSHSPSSDDPPLIEPDDPLAFPALSVMASKTQRPLGEDAINTLLIQFESDVEDNLEVQSEGKEEEAFAIFVEEEDMDDPNQGQTELEGDEEREEEATPGPSTSRDEDMLSPVEIRSRKRRRGDLQPAWGAPIHRIGAEVVEACDGTRWWRDPKASLPPLFMSRIEPGGPTDATAGVVRVSDIFSLFLSDHMLAEIVVHSNEQLALLRSNYRHKDNVALRDMDLRELKAFIGILIMSAVRSDNHATTSDMWDIPEGNPLYRCTMSEHRFTLLTRVICFDDSATRTERARDRSPCPNSKSLRSCGG